A region of the Deltaproteobacteria bacterium genome:
CAGATTTTGGATTTCCGGAAGTCGTGGGGTTCTGCATGTATCAAGATCGGGAAGCCTGATTTGTTGTTTCATGATCTGAGGCGGAGTGCAATCCGCAACATGGTGAGGGCAGGCATACCCGAACGTGTCGTTATGGAGATTTCAGGGCATAAGACACGGAGTGTTTTTGACCGTTACAACATCGTTTCGCAGGATGATTTGAAGGAAGCAGCTCAAAAGCGCCAGAGATTCAAGGAACTGCAATCCGAGCGGTTACATTTTGGTTACATTCGGCCTGTTTCAGAGGGTAATGTGATACCTATGAGGTCGGCAAGCCGATGAGTGACGGGGCTTTGAAAGCCATATAACGACATTTCCCGCCAAAATAAAAGGGTCCACGGCATCAATTACCGCAAACCCTGATTATTTTTGGTGCCGGAGCCCGGGGTCGAACCGGGATGCCCTTGCGGGCGGGGGATTTTGAGTTTTATCCGGCCCAAAATTTGCTAATTTTTAAACCCTTGATATCCGGTCAGATTTTCCGAAAGTACTAGAAACACATGTGAAAAGCGATTTCTATCTATTCCTGTTAATTCTATCTATTTCTGTCTTTTACCGTTGATTCTATC
Encoded here:
- a CDS encoding tyrosine-type recombinase/integrase — its product is MDFRKSWGSACIKIGKPDLLFHDLRRSAIRNMVRAGIPERVVMEISGHKTRSVFDRYNIVSQDDLKEAAQKRQRFKELQSERLHFGYIRPVSEGNVIPMRSASR